The Candidatus Rokuibacteriota bacterium genome window below encodes:
- a CDS encoding DUF4392 domain-containing protein, translating to MPQTFDSVDHLLALDPSGRGIGAFFVPGGARRAAASLARGRRVLLVTGFAVGPGLAETDGPPGTTVLGRALRLLGKRVTYLSDAATLPLLEATLKALGEPVDVVAFPKGEPPDAAARRLLRELAPTHLVAVERPGRASDGDYRSARGESVAAWNPPVDALFVLPRRRITTVGIGDGGNEVGMGNVRARLVRRGPLSRRIASVVSVDHLVVAGTSNWGAYGVTAHLALLARRPLLHTPEEEARLIAACAEAGGVDGLTRRREATVDGLPVEAHAAFVELLRTVIESEASRGGKRT from the coding sequence TTGCCTCAGACGTTCGATTCCGTTGACCACCTCCTGGCTCTTGATCCGAGCGGCCGCGGGATCGGCGCGTTCTTCGTTCCCGGGGGCGCGCGGCGCGCCGCCGCATCGCTCGCGCGGGGCCGGCGTGTCCTCCTGGTCACGGGCTTTGCCGTCGGGCCCGGCCTCGCCGAGACCGACGGGCCACCGGGCACCACGGTGCTCGGGCGGGCCCTGCGGCTGCTAGGCAAACGCGTCACCTACCTGAGCGATGCGGCGACGCTCCCGCTCCTGGAGGCGACGCTCAAGGCGCTGGGCGAGCCTGTGGACGTCGTCGCCTTTCCGAAGGGCGAACCCCCCGACGCGGCAGCGCGGCGGCTGCTCCGCGAGCTGGCGCCGACCCACCTGGTGGCGGTGGAGCGACCGGGTCGGGCCAGCGACGGCGACTACCGGAGCGCGCGCGGCGAATCGGTCGCGGCGTGGAATCCGCCCGTCGACGCGCTCTTCGTCCTGCCCAGGCGCCGCATCACGACCGTCGGCATCGGCGACGGCGGCAACGAGGTCGGCATGGGAAATGTCCGGGCGCGTCTCGTGCGCCGGGGTCCCCTCTCCCGGCGCATCGCCTCCGTGGTGAGCGTGGATCATCTGGTCGTGGCGGGGACGTCCAACTGGGGCGCCTACGGCGTCACCGCTCACCTGGCTCTCCTGGCCCGACGCCCGCTCCTCCATACGCCCGAAGAGGAAGCGCGCCTGATCGCCGCGTGCGCGGAGGCCGGAGGCGTGGATGGCCTGACGCGACGGCGGGAGGCAACGGTGGATGGCCTCCCGGTGGAGGCCCATGCCGCCTTCGTGGAGCTGCTGCGAACTGTGATCGAGTCCGAAGCGTCGCGAGGAGGCAAGCGAACATGA